The Piliocolobus tephrosceles isolate RC106 unplaced genomic scaffold, ASM277652v3 unscaffolded_23684, whole genome shotgun sequence genomic sequence ctacaagctccgcctcccgggtttacgctattctcctgcctcagcctcccgagtggctaggactacagttgcctgccacctcgcccggctagttttttgtatttttttagtagagacggggtttcaccgtgttagccaggatggtctcgatctccaggatggtctcgatctcctgacctcgtgatccgcccgtctcggcctcccaaagtgctgggattacaggcttgagccaccgcgcccggcgtctggctattttttaacgtatttttagtagagatggggtttcaccatattggtcaggctggtcttgaactcctgaccttgtgatctgcccgcctcagcctcccaaagtgttgggcttacaggtgtgagccaccacacccagttaggGTGCTGTCCTTATTTTATAGAACCGCAAGCCACAGCATTTTCCCTACCTGCCCCCCATTCCCCCTCACTGAAAATGTAACCAGGGAAGGAAGCTCCAGCCACAAAGTCATCTCCAGGTTTGGCCTCTAATTAATTAAGCTCTCATTtgcttaaaaaagagagagaggccgggtatggtggctcatgcctgtaatcccagaactttgggaagccaaagatgacaaggtcaggagtttgagacgggtttcaacccgtctctactgaaaagacaaaaattagccaggtgcagtggcaggtgcctgtaatcccagctactcaggaagctgaggcaggagaattgtttgaacctgggaggcggaggctgcagtgagctgagatcgcgccactgcactccagcctgggtgatagagcaagaccccgtatcaaaaataagaaagaaaaagaagataatatgGGACCCTTATTCAAAACCACACACCCTCTCTTCTGAAGGTGTGGAGTATAAGAACACCAGGCACAGGGCGCCGCTTCCACAGTCCTGTCAAGAGAATGGGTGGGGGTGCCCAGtccacctcctccctcccaggCCAGCCAGGACTGCTGTCAATAGTCCACTGGCTGGGATCTGCAGTCTGGGCGGTGTCATGGAGCATGGGAGAGGTGGATATGAAACCCCAGTGACGTCCTTAGCTGGGAGTGTTTGGCTCTCAATGTTTCTAACAGCAAAACGTTTTTAAATGACATAGTATTTGCTTCGCCTAGCTGCGACACATCCTGTAAGATAACTGTCTCAAGGATCCagggactcctggcctcagatccAAGGAATGAACCACAGCCGTCCTGGCCAGCTGCCCCCCTCACCTATGCGGGTACTCAGGGCTGCCAGCCAGGGTGCCAAGCCCTGCTGGATGGCAGACAGTGCGTGCGAGCATCACGGCCCACTGGAAGAGGCCGGGGGCCCCATTTtggagatgaggaaaccaaagcacagTGGGTGTGGTCCCTGTGGGGGAACTTGGGTGTCATGGTCAGGAGCAAATGCCGTCTGGTTAGAAGAAGGAACAGGAATGCAGGACTGGGGTGACTGAGTCCAGGGCAGGGGACAGAACTAGAAGCACGTCAGGGGCTGTGCTGCTGGACTCCTGAGGCGGGGGCTGAGGAGTCAGTGGGAAGCCAAGCAGGGGCACCCAGGGAAGGCAAGGGGCCGGCTGGAGTGAAGAGACAGCCGAACTGGGGGAGGGGAGCACAGCGTGACAGATGAGTCCTAGAGGGGCTCCCAGTGGATCCTGTTCAGGCTCAGTTTTTGGCCAAAAGACAGGGACAGAAAGAGCTAAGGGAGCGTCTGGAGACACAGGGCCAGGAAACGAGGGAGGAGGCTGAAAGCCTAAACCCAAGCCTGGCTTTACCAGGAGGCCAGGACTAGTGCCAGACACCAAAATGCCAAAAGGGAAAGCGTGGCTTCTATCTAGGTCCTCTGTGCAGGAACTGCAGGCCCATGAGCCTCTGAAAGCTCAGAGCAGAGCGGTGCTCAGGGAGAGAGGGCTCGCAGGGGCACGAAGGCccaggcagcagctgcagcaCCATGTGTGGCACCAGAAAGCCTCACCCTGACCAGTGGTGTGGGGCCCACGGCTGTCTCAGGGTTTCCAGGCTGCAGCACCTGAGGAAGGGGCCTCCTGCACATGCCCCCACTCCTCCAGCCAGAGCCCAGGGAAAGCAGACAAGCAGTGGCAGGGACCCTAAACCATCTTTTATTGCGCACTTCAGCCGTGAGACCGGGGCCAGCCGGCGCGCCCTAGGCGTAGTACTGCAGGTTGGCTTTCTTCTTGGCCTGCACCTCCAGGATGCCTTCCATGTAGTCCTCGTGGGTGAGCTCCGTGGCACCCCTGCGCAGTGCAATCATGCCCTACAGCCAGGACACACAGAGTCTAGGTCTGAACGCCTGAATGCCTTCCCTAGCTCCCTGAGGCTCAGGCCTCTTCCCCCAGCTGTCTCCACCAGTCAAATGCCCCCATCCTGTCCAAGAAGGGGGCAAGAAGGCACAAAGCGACGCACCCACCCCGCCTGACCACTCACCGCTTCCACACACACAGCCTTGCACTGGGCCCCGTTGAAGTCATCTGTGCAGCGGGCCAGCTCCTCATAGTTCACGTCAGGACTGGGGAGAGGACAGATACcacaggctcagtggctcatgcggATGGGCAGAGGGGCCAAATGTCCTCCCCTGGCCCTGTCAAGCAACAAAGTCAAGTCGCCCTGAGATCAGAGGCAAGTTCCTTACCCAATCAATGCACCTTGTTTTCTTCTCAGTACAAGATGTGGGGGACAAAGGGAGGAAGTTAATGCAGGTTATACCAGGTTATTTCTAGGGTCTTTTGAGCTCTGGCCttctagaaatctgcatttgAGACTCCAGGGACTGACTTGGCATGAGGCAGGGGAGCAGGGGGATGTGGGGACAAAAGATGGTCCCCCAGCTCAGCAGGCCCTGCTGTCCTCATCCTGTGCCAGCACTGTGCTTGACACTGTCACATCTAATCCTTGCCACAACCCTGTGAAATCGGTGCTATCATCCCCAAGTCCCAAATAAGAAGTGAGGCTGAGAGGGCATGCCGCCTGCTGAGAGTCGTACATATCTGAACTCAAGTCCATCTGGCCCCGgccatgcctggcctgtgctCATGGGCTGAGGTGTGAGGCAGGGAAAATGAGTGCCTCCAGCCTCTGTGCCTTCAGAGGAGGGGTGAAGTCTAAGGAGCAGAGCACCCAGAATTATGACCTGGGCCCTGGCAAGATGCTACATCAGGCAACTGGAGAGAAACGGAGGCTGGGGTGTGGCACGGTGCTGTGTGCCTGGGGCCGGGCAGGCGGTGGTCGTGGAGGCTGGGGAAGCTCAGGAGAGAGAAGCGCGGCAGAGGCgtcctcctcctgcctctccgGTCTCCGTGCCCTGCCTGTACCCCTGCTCACCTGACGTTCATCTTTCGGGAGTGGATCTGCATGATTCTGGCTCGGGCCTCCTCGTTGGGCATTGGGAACTCGATCTTGCGGTCCAGGCGCCCCGAGCGGAGCAGGGCGGGGTCCAGAATGTCCACCCTGTTTGTGGCTGCAATTACCTGAGGAAGAGAAGCCATAACTTGAACAAAGGAGCAAAGTGCTCACAGATAGGCAGACACGGTCAAAAAAGGCAGAGAGGCAGCAGCCCCCAGAGTGCAAGTGAGACACATGGGATGTTAAAGACAGATCCCAATTCTCATTCCAGCTCCACCACTCGCTAGCTGAGGGCCTGACGGCTCCTGACCTCTGAGCCTCATCTTCTTCGCCTGGGAGTGCTAATACTTACCTTAACTTGGGTGTTGGGCTGGAAGCCATCCAGCTGG encodes the following:
- the LOC111534623 gene encoding 26S proteasome regulatory subunit 6A-like — translated: MLELLNQLDGFQPNTQVKVIAATNRVDILDPALLRSGRLDRKIEFPMPNEEARARIMQIHSRKMNVSPDVNYEELARCTDDFNGAQCKAVCVEAGMIALRRGATELTHEDYMEGILEVQAKKKANLQYYA